The genomic interval CTTAAATTTTGATTTATTATTATACTACACCTTGTGCAAGCATAGCATCGGCAACTTTAACAAATCCGGCAATGTTAGCTCCTTTAACGTAGTTTACATAACCATCTTCTCCAGCACCATATTTTTTACATTGGTTGTGAATTCCAACCATGATATCTTTTAATCTTAAATCAACTTCCTCACTTGTCCAGTTTAGACGAATTGAGTTTTGTGTCATTTCTAATCCAGATGCAGCAACTCCTCCGGCATTTGCAGCTTTTCCAGGAGCAAATAATACTTTATTATCCAGGAATAATTTAATTGCATCAAGAGTAGATGGCATATTTGCAGCTTCAGTTACACACAAAACACCATTATCAATAAGTTTTTTGGCATCTTCACCAGTCAATTCATTTTGAGTAGCGCATGGAATAGCAATATCAACTTTTACTTCCCACGGACTTTTTCCTTTATGGAAAATAGCATTTGGATACTTATGAGTATAAACTTCAGCTCTGTTATCGCCTGTTGCTCTCATTTCTACCATGTGCTCGATTTTCTCTCCAGAGATACCTTCTTCATCATAAATATAACCATCAGGTCCAGAAATAGTAACTACTTTTCCTCCTAGTTCATTTATTTTTAAGGCAACACCCCAAGCCACATTTCCAAATCCTGAAATTGCTACTCTTTTACCTTTAATTTCATGTCCGATAGTACGCAACATTTGATCTGTAAAATAAACAACACCATATCCTGTAGCTTCAGGACGTATTAATGATCCTCCGTAAGCAATTCCTTTACCGGTTAAAACACCTGTAAATTCGTTTCTGATTCTTTTATATTGACCAAATAAATAACCAATCTCTCTTGCACCAACACCAATATCTCCTGCAGGAACATCTAAGTCAGGACCAATATGACGACATAATTCCGTCATAAACGATTGACAAAAACGCATTATTTCTGCATCAGATTTTCCTTCCGGATCAAAATCAGAACCACCTTTTCCACCACCCATCGGAAGTGTTGTAAGACTATTCTTAAAAACTTGTTCGAAAGCTAAAAATTTTAAAACTGATAAATTTACAGAATGATGAAATCTGATTCCACCTTTATACGGTCCAATTGCAGAATTCATTTGAATTCTAAAACCTCTGTTTACAATTATCTCTCCTTTATCGTCCACCCACGGAACTCTGAATATTATAGAACGTTCTGGTTCAGCTATTCTAAGAAGTAAATTTTTACCATCGTATTTTTTTCTTTCTGCAATAAATGGAATTACCGTTTCTGCAAACTCTCTAACGGCTTGAAGAAATTCAGGCTCGTTTGGATTCTTTGACTCTACAAGAGCCATAAACTCATTTATTTTTTGTTCCATTTTGAAATAAATTATTTTATTTTTCTGCTCAATTATGTATAAGATAACGCTTAGGGAAAACGTTTTCGTAATAACACACAAAGATACGGTAAATTGTTATTTTTTTACATCTGGGCAGTAGATTTGTTTATTTTTCAAACATTGATTAAAATACCATTTACACTTTTAAGTTTACATCAAATTAACATAGTTAAAGTTAGTAAATTAAGTATTTCATTACTTATTTTCTAATAGCGTAATTTAATATTTTAAATCGGTTATGTTTTTTATATATTTGCCTAGATTAGAAAGCCCAAAACTATGCTTAAACCAGTAATTACCACACTATTTGCCATTTTTGGCATATCTACTATTGTATCTGCACAATCCCGTTTAGCGCAAGAAGTAGGAATAATATTAGGACCCGTAGAGTTTCAATCTGATTATGGTCAAAGAAATAACTTTGACACAAATGTCGGAAACGTCGGATTTGGCGTTGGAGTTGTACACTTCTTAAATTTCTCTTCCAATAATAACAGAGAAAATTATTTTACAGAACATTTCAAAGAAAGATCTGAGTTGTCTTTCAATACAACCAAATTGGAACATTTTGGAAAATATGTAGAAAGAGAAAAAGTCAAAAACCTTGTAGAACACCTTAGAGCCATGCACGGCACTTCTACTTTAGTCAATCTCGGAGCTCAATTAGAATATTCTCCGTTTATGTCAATTCATGCTTTTGAAAAGACAGTTGGTGGTGTTAGCCCTTATGTCAGTCTAGGATTTCAGGTAAGTTATTACTCTACCAAAGTCGAATCAAGATTAGGTACTTTAGGACTTCCTCAAACAACTTATCCAAAATACCTAACTCCTTCAGATGGCCATCCATACGGTTTCTCTAGTGAATCAGGAGTAGTAGCATCAGTAACAGCTGGTGTCGGAATTCATTACAAACTAACCGAAATGAGCGATCTGATGTTCGAAGCCCGTTATCAAGGATTTAGTTCTGACTGGGTTGATGGTTTAAATCCTAATAAAGATCTTTATAAAGAAAACAAATCAAACGATTCGCAAGTTTGGTTTAATGTTGGATACATTATGTACTTAGAATATTAAAGAAATTCTAAAATAAAAAAATCCCAAATTCCAAAATGATTAAGATTGGAATTTGGGATTTTTTATTTTGGAACTTAACTTTTAAACTAAAGCTTGTTCTAAATCTGCGATTAAATCTTCGGCATCTTCAATACCAACGCTTAATCGAACTAAATCGTCAGTAATACCAACTTCTGCTCTTTTATCAGCCGGAATAGAAGCATGTGTCATTAAAGCAGGATGATTTGCCAATGATTCAACTCCACCAAGAGATTCTGCCAAAGTAAAAACTTTTAGTTTCTCTAAAAACGCAATTGAATCTTCTTTCTTTCCTGATTTAAAAGTAAACGAAACCATTCCGCCAAAAGCTTTCATTTGCTTTTTAGCAATTTCATGAAACGGATGACTTTTTAAACCCGGATAATAAACTGTATTAATTTTTGGATGATTACTTAAATATTCTACAACTTTCTCCCCATTTTCACAATGTCTCTGTACTCTTAACGAAAGTGTTTTAATTCCTCTTAAAACCAAAAAACTATCCATTGGCCCAAGTGTAGCTCCGGTTGCAAATTGCTGAAAATGCAATTGATCTCCTAAAGCCTCATCTTTTACAATTAAAGCTCCGGCAATAACATCGGAATGTCCGCCAAGGTATTTTGTTGCCGAATGCATTACGATATCAGCTCCTAAATCTAAAGGTTTTTGCAAATATGGCGTTGCAAAAGTATTATCAACAGCAAACAAAATATTATTTGCTTTAGTGATTTTTGCTACTTCCTCAATGTCTGCCAATTTCATTAACGGGTTTGTTGGTGTTTCTACCCAAACTAATTTTGTGTTTTCATTGATTAATGATTTCAATTTTGCGATATCAGTCATATCAAC from uncultured Flavobacterium sp. carries:
- the gdhA gene encoding NADP-specific glutamate dehydrogenase, producing the protein MEQKINEFMALVESKNPNEPEFLQAVREFAETVIPFIAERKKYDGKNLLLRIAEPERSIIFRVPWVDDKGEIIVNRGFRIQMNSAIGPYKGGIRFHHSVNLSVLKFLAFEQVFKNSLTTLPMGGGKGGSDFDPEGKSDAEIMRFCQSFMTELCRHIGPDLDVPAGDIGVGAREIGYLFGQYKRIRNEFTGVLTGKGIAYGGSLIRPEATGYGVVYFTDQMLRTIGHEIKGKRVAISGFGNVAWGVALKINELGGKVVTISGPDGYIYDEEGISGEKIEHMVEMRATGDNRAEVYTHKYPNAIFHKGKSPWEVKVDIAIPCATQNELTGEDAKKLIDNGVLCVTEAANMPSTLDAIKLFLDNKVLFAPGKAANAGGVAASGLEMTQNSIRLNWTSEEVDLRLKDIMVGIHNQCKKYGAGEDGYVNYVKGANIAGFVKVADAMLAQGVV
- a CDS encoding glutamate dehydrogenase codes for the protein MLKPVITTLFAIFGISTIVSAQSRLAQEVGIILGPVEFQSDYGQRNNFDTNVGNVGFGVGVVHFLNFSSNNNRENYFTEHFKERSELSFNTTKLEHFGKYVEREKVKNLVEHLRAMHGTSTLVNLGAQLEYSPFMSIHAFEKTVGGVSPYVSLGFQVSYYSTKVESRLGTLGLPQTTYPKYLTPSDGHPYGFSSESGVVASVTAGVGIHYKLTEMSDLMFEARYQGFSSDWVDGLNPNKDLYKENKSNDSQVWFNVGYIMYLEY
- a CDS encoding cystathionine gamma-synthase; this encodes MKFNTKVIHGGQHHDPSTGAVMPPVYQTSTFIQTSPGKPLADYEYSRASNPTRTALENALASIENGTRGLAFSSGLAATDCILRSFKAGDEIIAMDDLYGGTYRMFSRIYKDSGIKFHFVDMTDIAKLKSLINENTKLVWVETPTNPLMKLADIEEVAKITKANNILFAVDNTFATPYLQKPLDLGADIVMHSATKYLGGHSDVIAGALIVKDEALGDQLHFQQFATGATLGPMDSFLVLRGIKTLSLRVQRHCENGEKVVEYLSNHPKINTVYYPGLKSHPFHEIAKKQMKAFGGMVSFTFKSGKKEDSIAFLEKLKVFTLAESLGGVESLANHPALMTHASIPADKRAEVGITDDLVRLSVGIEDAEDLIADLEQALV